A region from the Spartobacteria bacterium genome encodes:
- a CDS encoding anaerobic ribonucleoside-triphosphate reductase activating protein yields the protein MWSPKRSVVDMSSLVNTATASAVNPPASSFSPVYGFQKNPSMVDYEGQLSAIFFTSGCNFQCGFCHNAALIGKQQKHLTWDTLKSACVKFKKNWVNAAVISGGEPTLWSQLPQLVEYFHSLGWRVKLDTNGSNPAMLAQVIDQVDYIAMDIKTAPLLYDQLVHYQQMNSIKASAQLIIERARDYEFRTTVLGDHHTPEVVRQAVTLIPGAKKYVLQAFLPRENLPDPHYRTLARTEMDILTVLADAVRDLQPGVMIR from the coding sequence ATGTGGTCACCGAAGCGCAGCGTTGTTGATATGTCTTCTCTTGTAAATACTGCGACAGCGTCGGCGGTCAATCCGCCGGCGTCTTCTTTTTCACCCGTCTATGGCTTTCAAAAGAATCCTTCTATGGTGGATTATGAGGGGCAGCTGAGTGCGATATTTTTCACCAGCGGGTGTAATTTTCAATGTGGATTTTGTCACAACGCCGCCTTGATCGGAAAACAGCAAAAACATCTCACATGGGATACGCTGAAGTCTGCCTGTGTGAAATTTAAGAAAAACTGGGTCAACGCTGCAGTTATTTCAGGTGGAGAACCCACCTTGTGGTCGCAGCTTCCACAGTTGGTTGAGTATTTTCATTCTCTCGGGTGGCGCGTAAAGCTGGATACCAATGGATCGAACCCTGCGATGTTAGCTCAGGTGATTGACCAGGTTGATTATATTGCCATGGATATAAAAACAGCCCCTCTGTTATATGATCAGCTGGTCCATTATCAGCAGATGAACTCCATTAAAGCATCAGCACAGTTGATTATAGAACGGGCTAGGGATTATGAATTCCGCACGACAGTTCTCGGTGATCATCATACGCCGGAAGTTGTACGTCAGGCCGTGACATTGATTCCCGGGGCGAAAAAATATGTGTTACAGGCCTTTTTGCCCCGTGAAAATCTTCCTGATCCGCATTATCGTACTTTAGCGCGAACAGAGATGGACATATTGACTGTATTGGCGGATGCCGTTCGGGATCTCCAGCCCGGAGTGATGATTCGCTAA